The following are encoded together in the Flavobacterium sp. TR2 genome:
- a CDS encoding cation:proton antiporter produces MIALNAAAETSHHLQPLISDLGLILMTAGIAVLLFRKMKQPLVLGYLIAGFLAGNHFDFFPSITDMKSVEVWAEIGVIFLLFSLGLEFSFKKLMKVGGTSSVTAITQILFMTVIGYAVGQWMGWGKMDSIFLGATLSISSTTIIIRAFDELGVKGKKFVGIVFGALIVEDIVAILMLVLLSTIAVSDQVSGTALLQSVLKLIFFLIIWFLGGIFIIPTIFKKAKHLLTDEMLLIISLALCLMMVIFASNVGFSPALGAFIMGSIIAETTMAEKIEHLIQPVKDFFGAVFFVSVGMLINPVTLVNYALPVAIITLLTIFGKAFSSSIGALISGQPLKQSVQTGMSLAQIGEFSFIIATLGMSLKVTSDFLYPIIVAVSAITTFTTPFLIKYSERFALILESKMPKRWVKNINRYSVNAQAIKSVSTWQIVLRSSITQIILHTIIITAIILLSSKFVAPLVADTRFGNTLAALLTLVVIAPFLWALSLRRVKVDEVEILWEERKYRGALLMLILIRMSLGLFFVGFLLNIFFSPLVAFVALIIAIGAYQIFPKKLNEQYHKIENHFLKNLNDRENKKIDRRYANLMPWDGHMSFFEIKKESNLVGQTLQELKIREQLGINIAYIKRGEVTIPIPTKTERLFPGDEICVIGTDAQIAEFTKFLTQNETEPPTKVEETDIVLRQLEVSQDEFIKKSIGQFRAKTDGMVVGIERNGNRILNPESSLILEKNDILWVVGDKKRMSALMAFEGAKVQRDRGSKIS; encoded by the coding sequence ATGATTGCATTAAATGCCGCTGCGGAAACTTCACACCATTTACAACCTTTAATTAGTGATTTAGGATTAATCCTGATGACTGCCGGAATCGCCGTTCTGCTCTTTAGAAAAATGAAACAGCCTTTGGTTTTAGGCTACCTCATCGCAGGATTTTTAGCTGGAAACCATTTTGATTTCTTCCCGTCTATTACCGACATGAAAAGTGTCGAAGTCTGGGCAGAAATTGGAGTTATATTTTTACTTTTTAGCTTAGGACTCGAATTCAGCTTTAAGAAACTAATGAAGGTTGGTGGGACTTCGTCTGTCACCGCCATAACCCAGATTCTGTTTATGACCGTCATTGGCTATGCAGTCGGGCAATGGATGGGCTGGGGAAAAATGGACAGCATATTCTTGGGAGCAACACTTTCAATTTCGTCCACCACGATTATCATCAGGGCTTTTGATGAATTGGGCGTAAAAGGAAAAAAATTCGTCGGAATTGTTTTTGGCGCTTTAATTGTTGAAGATATTGTTGCCATTTTGATGCTGGTTTTATTATCAACCATTGCCGTGAGCGATCAGGTTTCGGGGACAGCATTACTGCAATCTGTTTTAAAACTTATTTTCTTTTTAATCATCTGGTTTTTAGGAGGAATTTTTATTATTCCAACTATTTTCAAAAAAGCAAAACACCTCTTAACAGACGAAATGCTGCTGATTATTTCATTGGCATTATGTTTAATGATGGTTATTTTTGCTTCCAATGTTGGTTTTTCTCCTGCGCTAGGCGCTTTCATCATGGGATCTATTATTGCTGAAACTACAATGGCAGAAAAAATTGAGCATTTAATTCAGCCCGTAAAAGATTTTTTTGGTGCTGTATTCTTTGTGTCAGTCGGAATGTTAATCAACCCTGTAACATTGGTAAATTATGCGCTTCCTGTTGCTATAATTACTTTACTGACCATCTTTGGAAAAGCTTTCAGCTCTTCTATTGGAGCCTTAATTTCTGGCCAGCCGCTAAAACAATCAGTTCAAACCGGAATGAGTTTGGCGCAAATTGGGGAGTTCTCGTTTATTATTGCCACTCTCGGAATGTCCTTAAAAGTTACAAGCGATTTCTTGTACCCAATTATTGTTGCCGTCTCTGCCATTACCACATTTACAACTCCTTTTTTAATAAAATATTCGGAGAGATTTGCTCTGATACTAGAATCTAAAATGCCTAAAAGATGGGTTAAAAACATCAACCGTTATAGTGTGAATGCGCAAGCGATTAAGTCTGTCAGCACTTGGCAGATTGTTCTTCGTTCTTCGATTACGCAAATTATCCTCCATACTATCATTATTACAGCCATTATATTATTGTCCTCTAAATTTGTAGCGCCATTGGTAGCCGATACAAGATTCGGAAATACATTGGCCGCTTTATTGACCCTTGTCGTAATCGCGCCGTTTTTATGGGCGCTTTCGCTGCGTCGTGTAAAAGTAGATGAAGTTGAAATTCTTTGGGAAGAACGTAAATACCGCGGGGCGCTTTTAATGCTTATCTTGATCAGAATGAGTCTTGGCTTGTTCTTCGTTGGATTTTTATTGAACATTTTCTTCTCTCCTTTAGTAGCTTTTGTAGCGCTGATTATTGCAATCGGAGCTTATCAAATTTTCCCTAAAAAACTGAATGAGCAATATCATAAAATCGAAAATCACTTTCTAAAAAATCTAAACGATCGCGAAAACAAAAAGATTGACAGAAGATATGCCAATTTAATGCCTTGGGATGGACATATGTCATTCTTTGAAATTAAAAAAGAATCCAATTTAGTGGGGCAGACTTTACAGGAACTCAAAATTCGTGAGCAATTAGGAATCAATATTGCCTACATAAAACGAGGAGAAGTCACAATACCGATTCCTACCAAAACTGAACGCTTATTTCCAGGCGATGAAATTTGCGTAATTGGAACTGATGCCCAAATTGCCGAATTCACGAAATTTTTAACTCAAAACGAAACCGAACCGCCTACAAAAGTAGAAGAAACCGATATTGTGCTGCGACAGCTTGAAGTTTCTCAAGACGAATTCATTAAAAAAAGCATTGGCCAATTTAGAGCCAAAACTGATGGAATGGTCGTAGGAATAGAACGAAACGGAAACCGTATCCTAAATCCAGAATCTAGTTTAATATTAGAAAAAAATGACATTCTGTGGGTTGTAGGAGATAAAAAAAGAATGAGTGCTTTGATGGCTTTTGAAGGTGCAAAGGTTCAAAGGGACAGAGGTTCAAAGATCTCGTAG
- a CDS encoding peroxiredoxin: MSTLRLGDIAPDFHAETTQGPINFHEWLGDSWGVLFSHPADFTPVCTTELGTVANYVPEFKKRNTKVIALSVDGLDSHKEWIKDINETQNTEVNFPIIADEDKKVANLYDMLHPNASDKFTVRSVFVIGPDKKIKLTLTYPASTGRNFDELLRVIDSLQLTANYSVATPANWKDGEDVVIAPAIPDSDIPAKFPKGHTPIKPYLRLTPQPNK; encoded by the coding sequence ATGTCAACATTAAGATTAGGCGATATAGCTCCCGATTTTCACGCAGAAACCACGCAAGGACCAATTAATTTTCACGAATGGCTAGGAGATTCGTGGGGTGTTTTGTTTTCGCATCCAGCAGATTTTACGCCAGTTTGTACTACTGAATTGGGAACTGTCGCGAACTATGTGCCAGAATTCAAAAAAAGAAATACTAAAGTTATTGCGCTGAGTGTAGACGGTTTAGACTCGCACAAAGAGTGGATTAAAGATATCAACGAAACTCAAAATACTGAAGTAAATTTTCCGATTATTGCAGATGAGGATAAAAAAGTAGCTAATCTATACGATATGCTTCATCCAAATGCAAGCGATAAATTTACAGTGCGTTCTGTTTTTGTTATCGGACCAGATAAAAAAATAAAATTGACTCTGACTTATCCGGCTTCAACAGGAAGAAATTTTGACGAATTGCTCCGCGTTATTGACAGTTTGCAATTGACAGCAAATTACAGCGTTGCAACTCCTGCAAACTGGAAAGATGGAGAAGATGTGGTAATCGCACCGGCAATTCCAGACAGCGATATTCCAGCAAAATTCCCAAAAGGGCATACGCCAATAAAACCTTATTTGAGATTGACACCGCAACCGAATAAGTAA
- a CDS encoding AEC family transporter, whose translation MNNFILIFLFLSLGLVLQRVKQFPTHIYKTLNKIVIYFCLPAITLYHIPKIKWSSELLFPIGAGWITYILAFIFFHFLGRRNGWSNKLIGCLILTAGLSNSSFLGYPIIEALFGKKGLETAVLVDQPGTFVVVSTLGVFTAAFYSKGSPNALGIFKKIILFPPFLMFVLACLMNVFDYHLNENLQSVLLKIGSLVTPLALLSVGLQLTFDRKSQHWKFLRLGLFFKLLLIPFVIFVLYVFIFNQHSEAIKITIMETAMAPMITGAILASTYGLKPKLSSMMIGFGIPISFVTLAFWYLVLSFI comes from the coding sequence ATGAACAATTTTATATTAATATTTCTCTTTCTTTCGCTAGGTTTAGTTTTACAGCGCGTAAAACAATTTCCTACCCATATCTATAAGACGCTCAATAAAATTGTTATTTATTTTTGTCTTCCCGCCATTACTTTATATCATATTCCAAAAATAAAATGGAGTAGCGAATTGCTGTTTCCAATAGGAGCGGGGTGGATTACGTATATTTTGGCTTTTATATTTTTTCATTTTTTAGGAAGAAGAAATGGCTGGTCCAACAAATTGATCGGCTGTTTGATTTTGACAGCTGGATTGAGCAATAGTTCTTTTTTAGGATATCCGATTATTGAAGCTTTATTTGGAAAGAAAGGATTAGAAACAGCTGTATTGGTCGATCAGCCGGGAACTTTCGTGGTGGTTTCGACCCTTGGGGTCTTTACTGCGGCATTTTATTCTAAAGGCAGTCCGAATGCATTGGGGATTTTCAAAAAAATCATTTTGTTTCCGCCGTTTTTAATGTTCGTTTTGGCCTGTCTAATGAATGTTTTCGACTATCATTTAAATGAAAATTTGCAATCTGTATTACTGAAAATTGGAAGTCTGGTAACGCCTTTGGCCTTGCTTTCTGTCGGTTTGCAATTGACTTTTGATAGAAAAAGCCAGCATTGGAAATTTTTGCGTCTTGGCCTTTTCTTTAAATTGCTTTTGATTCCTTTCGTAATTTTTGTGCTGTATGTCTTCATTTTTAACCAGCATTCTGAAGCGATAAAAATTACTATAATGGAAACTGCCATGGCGCCCATGATAACGGGCGCAATTTTGGCTTCAACTTACGGTCTAAAACCAAAATTGAGCAGCATGATGATTGGTTTCGGGATTCCAATTTCCTTTGTTACGCTTGCTTTCTGGTATTTGGTTCTGAGTTTTATTTAA